A single genomic interval of Cupriavidus necator N-1 harbors:
- a CDS encoding tyrosine-type recombinase/integrase encodes MDSLWLTNPTQAYRDWQAREAAGADRRPFSARSIVQHQAMFEHFRRHLVVRGATIASFGTADVDAFWQSPDGRNYSQATRTRYVMLLDRLCRHLVFTGVRLDNPAAPLLSAERWPDQEPTPLFLTAAEDARLQAYLLSPPDDVAGLRSRAIVAAFLGTGITAGEARAARLADLWPDATPPYLVVRAHGPRDARTVHLASFAVPILRAWSARRATLPLDGDLLFTLTPDGRPITDMSLGRIVATALAEIGFSGAEPSPRTLRNTFCRRQLLAGHSCDEVSQMLGLVSNRTCDRIAATLMPEAKRCETLQAAPAEANE; translated from the coding sequence ATGGATTCCCTCTGGCTTACTAACCCAACTCAGGCATACCGGGACTGGCAGGCTCGAGAAGCGGCCGGCGCTGACCGCCGTCCCTTCTCGGCGCGCTCGATCGTCCAGCATCAGGCGATGTTCGAGCATTTCCGCCGGCACCTGGTTGTGAGGGGCGCGACCATCGCCTCATTTGGCACCGCAGACGTCGACGCGTTCTGGCAGTCACCCGATGGCCGGAACTACTCTCAGGCCACCCGCACGCGGTATGTGATGCTGCTGGACCGGCTGTGCCGGCATCTGGTCTTCACCGGCGTACGGCTGGATAACCCTGCAGCCCCCCTGCTCTCCGCTGAGCGCTGGCCAGATCAGGAGCCAACGCCTCTGTTCCTCACCGCAGCTGAGGACGCGCGGTTGCAGGCCTACCTCCTATCGCCTCCGGACGATGTCGCCGGGCTACGCAGCCGCGCGATCGTCGCCGCATTCCTCGGTACGGGAATCACAGCGGGTGAGGCGCGTGCAGCGCGCTTGGCGGATCTGTGGCCGGACGCGACCCCGCCCTACCTGGTCGTGCGCGCACACGGACCGCGCGACGCGCGCACGGTGCACCTAGCCAGCTTCGCTGTACCGATCCTGCGCGCCTGGTCCGCCCGGCGCGCAACCCTCCCCCTCGACGGCGATTTGCTGTTCACGCTTACCCCAGATGGTCGACCGATCACCGACATGAGCCTCGGCCGCATCGTGGCCACCGCACTCGCAGAAATCGGGTTCTCGGGTGCTGAGCCAAGCCCGCGTACGTTGCGCAATACCTTTTGCCGCCGCCAGCTTTTGGCCGGTCACTCTTGCGATGAGGTCAGCCAAATGTTGGGGCTGGTCAGCAATCGAACCTGTGATCGGATCGCCGCTACCCTGATGCCAGAGGCCAAGCGCTGCGAGACGCTGCAGGCCGCCCCCGCCGAGGCCAACGAATAG
- a CDS encoding DUF7696 family protein, whose amino-acid sequence MLSAIDQNSEIRAAIAATLARRRPDYVGLPNAWLNLCEAAHVAGLAEPARAAFLSDVTTQRGADIALRLREHAASIRVAVVQYLLERRSNAPCNELLATPTSTSLAA is encoded by the coding sequence ATGCTGTCTGCTATCGATCAGAACTCCGAGATTCGTGCCGCGATTGCGGCTACGCTGGCCCGCCGCCGGCCCGACTACGTCGGGCTGCCGAATGCGTGGCTAAATTTGTGTGAAGCGGCCCATGTGGCCGGTCTAGCGGAACCCGCCCGAGCGGCGTTCCTTTCCGACGTAACGACCCAGCGCGGGGCCGACATAGCCCTGCGCCTTCGGGAGCATGCTGCGTCCATCCGCGTCGCCGTCGTTCAATACCTTCTTGAACGTAGGAGCAACGCACCATGCAACGAGCTATTGGCTACACCGACTTCAACCAGCCTCGCAGCCTGA
- a CDS encoding antitoxin Xre/MbcA/ParS toxin-binding domain-containing protein, with the protein MSVWLDHLVRGGKSRRKPVFSFLESGMGGQGGRTLRTRVYVDGYNFYYGCLKGSRFKWLNLHALFENQILPSILHMGPGGSPDRHELRPVAVKYFTATIVETAAKGPDSVSSQDAYHTALENYCAGRLQIIKGYFSVSQVRAPKVDHANPGKWPRHCERVDIWKFEEKQSDVQLALHAYHDALTGDVDQVVIASNDTDLAPALQMIRDNTNVVVGLVNPTCDHRRPPNTSLVQLSHWTREHISEQELAAAQLPRVVPRKRGVSLKPTSWYARPDLLTPALTLATKVRGSKGAAFKWLSTPNEHLGGAVPLDLLESDEGAAAVITYMEDWIAKHPKSGDME; encoded by the coding sequence ATGTCGGTGTGGCTTGACCACCTGGTGCGCGGGGGAAAAAGCCGGCGAAAGCCGGTTTTTTCGTTTCTGGAGTCGGGAATGGGAGGGCAAGGTGGCCGGACGCTCAGGACGCGCGTCTATGTCGACGGGTACAACTTCTACTATGGTTGCCTGAAAGGCAGTCGCTTCAAGTGGCTAAACCTGCACGCACTGTTCGAAAACCAAATTCTTCCTTCGATCCTTCATATGGGCCCGGGCGGATCGCCGGACCGGCATGAACTGCGCCCCGTCGCGGTGAAGTACTTTACCGCGACAATCGTGGAGACGGCGGCCAAGGGCCCGGATTCCGTGTCGTCGCAGGACGCCTACCATACCGCGCTCGAAAATTACTGCGCAGGCCGGCTTCAAATCATTAAAGGATACTTCTCCGTTTCCCAAGTCAGGGCGCCGAAGGTCGACCACGCTAACCCTGGCAAGTGGCCCCGGCACTGTGAGCGCGTAGACATCTGGAAGTTCGAGGAGAAGCAGAGCGATGTCCAACTCGCACTGCATGCCTACCATGATGCTCTAACAGGCGACGTGGATCAGGTCGTAATTGCCTCGAATGACACGGACCTGGCACCGGCACTGCAAATGATCCGCGACAACACGAATGTCGTCGTGGGACTGGTGAATCCCACTTGCGACCATCGACGCCCGCCCAACACGAGTCTCGTTCAGCTCAGTCATTGGACACGTGAACACATTTCCGAGCAAGAACTTGCTGCCGCGCAGTTGCCGCGGGTGGTGCCGCGCAAACGTGGCGTGAGTCTCAAGCCAACGTCCTGGTACGCGCGGCCTGACTTGCTAACCCCCGCTTTGACTTTGGCCACTAAGGTGCGAGGCAGTAAAGGGGCCGCGTTCAAATGGCTCAGCACCCCGAATGAGCATCTGGGGGGCGCGGTCCCTTTGGACCTTTTGGAGTCGGACGAGGGTGCCGCCGCGGTGATAACTTATATGGAAGACTGGATCGCCAAGCACCCGAAAAGCGGTGATATGGAATAA
- a CDS encoding cell division protein ZapA — MNLIVDIDIGGRTFQGTAGPAEAAQHLRQLANEIERKVVDFSACREGKRLGGAEGGCAIAYLADL; from the coding sequence ATGAACCTCATTGTTGACATTGATATTGGTGGCCGCACGTTTCAGGGGACTGCCGGTCCGGCCGAAGCCGCGCAGCACTTACGCCAGTTGGCCAACGAGATCGAACGCAAGGTGGTTGATTTTTCCGCCTGCCGCGAGGGCAAACGCCTGGGCGGCGCGGAAGGCGGCTGTGCAATCGCCTATCTCGCCGATCTGTAG
- a CDS encoding recombination directionality factor, with protein sequence MQRAIGYTDFNQPRSLIEERPARPPIIGKIRPGIKVLTKKAKENEQAVKIHDAGLARGDSFEAIGDEIERKTKLRNALVPKNTAWFTCRSSDFTNPATADEILQKYGEDRGDGLKLWRFPVIFAFDDWLANMPNQLKVWGTRGLQYFSEYGTDGKRYCKMYAAPEVDQRAQRAKRLFGGRTIILRQDDAIADGVCDPHQCPQYQERKCNLSANFLFCVPEIKGLGLIELPTNSIYVLQKAYAAMQTVALARGGRMAGLQFWLSKKAVEITRIGDDGLPMRQEQMLTMLDAEIDMGALLDGADQMAPALDAASHAVTLLEGTNSAMSATAAPPASPVADISAMTLAPEPAPIVAPVSHAGPMSSEVDPDDRESVLADLAARLDMAKGQDKMDLLAFARIEYGQGWTKRPKDVDRMIGEMQIALANPMAFREQVRARVREASASV encoded by the coding sequence ATGCAACGAGCTATTGGCTACACCGACTTCAACCAGCCTCGCAGCCTGATCGAGGAACGGCCCGCGCGGCCACCCATCATTGGCAAGATTCGACCGGGCATCAAGGTGCTCACGAAGAAGGCCAAGGAGAACGAGCAGGCGGTCAAGATCCACGACGCCGGTCTCGCCCGCGGCGACTCGTTCGAGGCTATCGGCGACGAGATCGAACGCAAAACCAAACTGCGCAACGCCCTGGTGCCGAAGAACACGGCTTGGTTCACCTGCCGGTCTTCGGACTTCACCAATCCGGCCACTGCCGACGAAATCCTCCAGAAGTACGGCGAGGATCGCGGCGATGGCCTGAAGCTCTGGCGCTTCCCGGTCATCTTCGCCTTCGACGACTGGCTGGCCAACATGCCAAACCAGTTGAAGGTATGGGGCACACGTGGTCTGCAGTATTTCTCCGAGTATGGCACCGACGGAAAGCGGTATTGCAAGATGTATGCTGCGCCGGAAGTTGATCAGCGCGCTCAGCGCGCCAAGCGCCTCTTCGGCGGACGTACCATCATCCTGCGCCAGGACGACGCCATTGCCGACGGCGTCTGCGATCCGCACCAGTGTCCGCAGTACCAGGAACGCAAGTGCAACCTGAGCGCGAACTTCCTCTTTTGCGTTCCCGAAATCAAGGGCCTCGGCCTGATCGAGTTGCCGACCAATTCCATCTACGTGTTGCAGAAGGCGTATGCCGCAATGCAGACGGTGGCGTTGGCGCGGGGCGGCCGCATGGCCGGCCTGCAGTTCTGGCTCTCGAAGAAGGCGGTCGAGATTACCCGCATCGGTGACGATGGCCTGCCCATGCGGCAGGAACAGATGCTCACAATGCTGGACGCGGAAATCGACATGGGCGCGCTGCTGGATGGCGCTGACCAGATGGCCCCGGCGCTGGACGCTGCAAGCCACGCGGTCACCTTGCTCGAAGGCACAAACTCGGCAATGTCCGCAACCGCTGCGCCGCCGGCGTCGCCGGTAGCCGACATCTCCGCGATGACGTTGGCACCTGAACCGGCACCGATCGTTGCGCCGGTGTCGCATGCTGGACCGATGTCCTCCGAAGTTGATCCCGACGACCGTGAAAGCGTGCTAGCTGATCTGGCCGCTCGTCTTGACATGGCGAAGGGGCAGGACAAGATGGACCTGCTGGCCTTTGCGCGAATCGAATACGGCCAAGGCTGGACCAAGCGGCCCAAGGACGTCGACAGGATGATCGGCGAGATGCAGATCGCGCTGGCCAATCCGATGGCCTTCCGGGAGCAGGTACGAGCCCGCGTGCGCGAGGCGTCGGCTTCTGTCTAA
- a CDS encoding HU family DNA-binding protein has product MATKAKPVAKTATKTAAKKAAPAKKDTPVTKAAPAKKAASAAPVAKPLKDTFNKSSLLAHLIAQTELDKKTVQTVLAHLENTIVSAIHKKGAGEFTFPGLFKVSAIQVPATKKRFGKNPFTGQDQWFAAKPASVKVKVRAMKKLKDAAM; this is encoded by the coding sequence ATGGCCACGAAAGCAAAACCCGTAGCAAAGACCGCAACGAAGACCGCTGCAAAGAAGGCTGCCCCCGCAAAGAAGGACACGCCCGTGACGAAGGCCGCTCCCGCCAAAAAAGCTGCTTCGGCAGCCCCGGTCGCCAAGCCGTTGAAGGACACGTTCAACAAGTCGAGCCTGCTGGCCCACCTGATCGCCCAGACTGAGTTGGACAAGAAGACCGTTCAGACGGTGCTGGCCCACCTGGAAAACACCATCGTCAGCGCCATTCACAAGAAGGGCGCCGGCGAATTCACGTTCCCGGGCCTGTTCAAGGTGTCGGCTATTCAAGTCCCGGCCACGAAGAAGCGCTTCGGCAAGAACCCGTTCACAGGCCAGGACCAGTGGTTTGCGGCGAAGCCGGCCAGCGTGAAGGTGAAGGTTCGCGCGATGAAGAAGCTGAAGGATGCCGCGATGTAA
- a CDS encoding AAA family ATPase gives MRPLKLTLAGFHGVRDGMRRDSVTLDLTTLPPGLIALVGPNGAGKTTLMDNLHPYPIMPSHASKMSADAFSYWDHLCGTRGEKDLEWEHAGKQYRSAFAFRNPGKSRKAEYYLFERGANGDWVPLQLPDGTLSDGKADTYNRCIEAVMGSPEAFFTSVFSAQNRRPIASYQASEIKKLLAELLGIDHLRDLSAKAGEVSKGLVRHLDALQRELVGLSAQRERAARLGREIDQTDAALAVARRDRDGQTADGAKLLQERATLAAKQSASAATEARLRELRQRETELGARRRQLEADQRALAARSATRRRELEQLIASRKLVLAEGPAILAAAEQRDVLQMAIGQKQGEFATQQQAVGRLEAQHTQHAALSTELQGLEARGKSAALFATSLKGQADVIETVPCRADPMHATCPLLAQARDAKGKLAEQVILVQDLRTSYQAKVQAMKPMAEAVALLPAQRAALAAMQSALARDQQELQRLTALAAKKPMLDVAQEGLAQAERDLAALTGEAAASTARHDRDLAEAASQLSLVQRELSGLATEDVTGLLAAMDVRLRQSREAVVALDARIEALIRQQTSLTTECERVETVLSSLPAVQGKADRLSDEIAQWKLLAKALGNDGVIALSIDDAGPALTRIVNDLLLACYGPRFTIAIQTQTTLANGDKREGFEIEVHDAESDSAKNFAVMSGGQKIWINECLTRGIALYRAQDSGQSFQTLFTDEADGPLDPERKRAFMRMKREVLRQGRYVREFFISHTPDLVDEADGAIDVASLAVAP, from the coding sequence ATGCGCCCATTGAAGCTGACCCTTGCGGGCTTTCATGGCGTGCGCGATGGCATGCGCCGTGACAGCGTGACGTTGGACCTGACTACTCTGCCGCCCGGCCTGATCGCACTGGTCGGCCCCAATGGTGCCGGCAAGACGACGCTGATGGATAACCTCCATCCGTATCCGATCATGCCCAGCCACGCCTCGAAAATGTCCGCGGACGCCTTCTCCTACTGGGATCACCTCTGTGGCACCCGTGGCGAGAAGGATCTGGAATGGGAGCACGCCGGCAAGCAGTACCGATCGGCGTTCGCGTTCCGCAACCCGGGCAAGAGCCGTAAGGCCGAGTATTACCTGTTCGAGAGGGGTGCAAACGGCGACTGGGTACCGCTGCAGCTACCCGACGGCACGCTGTCGGATGGCAAGGCCGATACCTACAACCGCTGCATCGAGGCGGTGATGGGATCCCCCGAAGCCTTCTTCACCAGCGTGTTTTCGGCGCAGAACCGGCGCCCGATCGCCAGCTACCAGGCCAGCGAGATCAAGAAGCTGCTGGCCGAGCTGCTTGGCATCGACCACCTGCGAGACCTGTCGGCAAAGGCTGGCGAGGTGTCGAAGGGGTTGGTGAGGCATCTGGACGCTTTGCAGCGCGAATTGGTAGGCTTGTCCGCCCAGCGCGAGCGGGCCGCTCGGTTGGGCCGGGAAATCGATCAGACCGACGCGGCCCTGGCTGTGGCCCGGCGTGACCGGGACGGGCAAACTGCCGATGGCGCGAAGCTCCTCCAGGAGCGCGCGACGCTGGCGGCCAAGCAAAGTGCAAGCGCGGCGACCGAGGCGCGTCTGCGCGAACTCAGGCAACGGGAAACGGAACTGGGAGCGCGCCGGCGGCAGTTGGAAGCTGACCAGCGTGCTCTGGCCGCCCGCAGCGCCACGCGGCGCCGGGAGCTGGAGCAATTGATCGCCAGCCGCAAGCTGGTGCTGGCCGAAGGGCCGGCGATTCTCGCGGCCGCCGAGCAGCGTGACGTGTTGCAGATGGCCATTGGCCAGAAGCAGGGCGAGTTTGCCACGCAACAGCAGGCCGTCGGCCGGCTGGAGGCGCAGCATACGCAGCACGCTGCACTGTCCACCGAGTTGCAGGGGTTGGAAGCCCGTGGCAAGTCAGCGGCGCTGTTTGCCACCTCGCTCAAGGGCCAGGCCGACGTGATCGAAACGGTGCCATGCCGGGCCGATCCGATGCACGCTACCTGCCCGCTACTCGCGCAAGCTCGTGACGCCAAGGGGAAGTTGGCCGAACAGGTCATTCTTGTGCAGGACTTGCGGACGAGCTACCAGGCGAAGGTGCAAGCGATGAAGCCAATGGCGGAAGCTGTGGCCCTCCTGCCTGCCCAACGTGCCGCGCTGGCAGCCATGCAGTCGGCCCTGGCCCGCGATCAGCAGGAATTGCAACGGCTGACTGCTCTTGCGGCAAAGAAGCCCATGCTGGACGTAGCGCAGGAAGGGCTGGCGCAAGCCGAGCGCGATCTTGCCGCCCTGACGGGCGAGGCTGCTGCCAGCACGGCTCGGCACGACCGGGATCTTGCCGAAGCCGCTTCGCAGTTGTCACTCGTGCAGCGTGAGCTGTCGGGGCTGGCGACGGAAGACGTCACCGGGCTGCTGGCCGCCATGGACGTTCGTCTGCGCCAAAGCCGCGAGGCGGTGGTAGCGCTGGATGCGCGGATCGAAGCATTGATCCGTCAGCAAACCAGCCTGACAACCGAGTGCGAGCGCGTCGAGACTGTGCTGTCCAGTCTGCCTGCAGTACAGGGAAAGGCTGATCGGCTCTCCGACGAAATCGCGCAATGGAAGCTGCTGGCGAAGGCGTTGGGCAACGATGGCGTAATCGCGTTGTCCATCGATGACGCCGGCCCGGCGCTCACGCGCATCGTCAATGACCTGCTGCTCGCCTGCTACGGGCCGCGATTCACCATCGCGATCCAGACACAGACGACGCTGGCCAACGGCGACAAGCGCGAGGGGTTCGAGATCGAGGTGCACGACGCCGAGAGTGACAGCGCGAAGAACTTCGCTGTCATGTCCGGGGGACAGAAAATCTGGATCAACGAGTGCTTGACGCGGGGGATTGCGCTCTACCGGGCGCAGGACTCCGGGCAGTCGTTTCAGACGCTGTTCACCGACGAGGCGGACGGGCCGCTCGATCCAGAGCGCAAGCGTGCGTTCATGCGCATGAAGCGCGAGGTGCTGCGTCAGGGCCGGTATGTGCGGGAGTTTTTCATATCGCATACCCCCGACCTGGTCGATGAAGCCGATGGCGCCATTGACGTGGCCTCGCTGGCTGTAGCGCCGTAG
- a CDS encoding DUF6884 domain-containing protein: MDLYQGVMYESYRAHVRPEASPNVLILSARHGFIDPRDVIAPYDQRMTTQRADEILADLPAFAASADWPTQVGKVLLAGGKEYRRVMRAALVRQYGALPLTVHETTGGIGTQRSQLGTFLDGLPSVFRDQIGQHANGTPIYRSYGWIEAGSIATLLYRAAPALPARQARVLSVFNGPSGPTADVEVEEFVRGRAKICPRWVSVADLHPSTEESA, from the coding sequence ATGGATCTCTACCAGGGCGTCATGTACGAATCCTACCGGGCACACGTCCGGCCCGAGGCCAGCCCGAATGTACTCATCCTGTCGGCACGTCACGGCTTCATCGATCCCCGCGACGTGATCGCCCCCTATGACCAGCGCATGACGACACAGCGCGCGGACGAGATTCTGGCCGATCTGCCAGCGTTCGCGGCATCAGCAGACTGGCCCACCCAGGTAGGCAAGGTGCTGCTGGCTGGCGGCAAGGAGTACCGTCGCGTCATGCGTGCCGCGCTTGTTCGCCAGTACGGCGCCCTGCCCCTCACCGTTCATGAAACGACCGGTGGCATTGGCACGCAGCGGTCCCAGCTCGGCACCTTCCTCGATGGCTTGCCGTCGGTGTTCCGCGACCAGATCGGCCAACATGCCAACGGCACACCGATCTATCGCTCGTATGGCTGGATCGAGGCGGGCTCCATCGCCACCCTGCTCTACCGGGCCGCCCCCGCTCTTCCCGCGCGCCAGGCACGCGTGCTCTCGGTTTTCAATGGGCCGAGCGGCCCCACCGCCGACGTCGAAGTCGAAGAGTTTGTGCGCGGCCGAGCGAAAATCTGCCCGCGTTGGGTCAGCGTCGCGGATCTCCATCCTTCCACAGAGGAGTCGGCATGA
- a CDS encoding adenine nucleotide alpha hydrolase family protein, whose amino-acid sequence MQTISLFPQGAFDPIEDKADQAIRAALAILEAGHPLVLAYSGGKDSSMVAALALHAAALYHAAGGKPLVVATTGDTLVESPEVAHHYRQELVRMRRFGKQHGFDVITRVVQPSMALTFQVKIFSGRALPSFPGTHGDCSTDLKIAPQRTFRRQLFRSLAGQGRAEPVTLLGTRYAESARRSASMRQRGDSANVPVRNQDSEFVLSPVCDWSDDDIWEGIALYGGSARPCYSDFEDMRRIYAHAAGTSCAVVADAILDGAGSSRPRKCGARLGCHVCQMAEDKSLASMVEYDERYAYAAGLQRLNRFIRNTRFDWSRRHWVGRTISGGYIKIQPDTYHPRMVRELVRYMLQLDYDEQCRAEQAGERPKFELLPLDMLIAVDALQSLNGLGRPFAAWADWRDIHQRGVRYDIPDVSQVAQTAVPTARFLHVGAEWDDTAAPSDWTGLRNPYLESFTADSPCGPKLQVTTGGRELWALPTAQQFSVDPESALLISEFEVDRLLDVHDAGLAPGQVTAGYRWYAQYGCLTLSHAQRGEHDEIARRTAYKDRLGLTLEYDVGALRSRAVPFEDLPATSQLAWRQAATPQQSLF is encoded by the coding sequence ATGCAAACCATTTCTCTCTTTCCGCAGGGCGCCTTCGATCCAATCGAGGACAAAGCAGACCAGGCCATTCGCGCCGCCCTTGCCATCCTGGAGGCTGGCCACCCGTTGGTCCTCGCTTATAGCGGCGGCAAGGACAGCAGCATGGTCGCCGCACTGGCACTGCACGCCGCGGCGCTCTACCATGCTGCGGGCGGCAAGCCACTGGTCGTCGCGACAACAGGGGACACCCTGGTGGAGTCCCCTGAAGTAGCGCATCATTACCGCCAAGAGCTCGTACGGATGCGCAGGTTCGGCAAGCAGCATGGCTTCGATGTTATTACGCGCGTCGTGCAGCCGTCGATGGCCTTGACATTCCAGGTGAAAATTTTCTCCGGCAGGGCGTTGCCCAGCTTCCCGGGCACGCACGGCGATTGCTCGACCGACCTAAAAATTGCACCACAACGCACCTTCCGCCGACAGCTCTTCCGGTCGTTGGCCGGGCAGGGCCGCGCGGAGCCGGTTACGTTGCTTGGCACTCGCTATGCAGAGAGTGCACGTCGCAGCGCTTCGATGCGCCAGCGCGGCGACTCGGCCAATGTGCCTGTGCGCAATCAGGATAGTGAATTCGTTCTTAGTCCGGTCTGTGACTGGAGCGACGACGATATCTGGGAAGGTATCGCGCTCTACGGGGGGTCCGCGCGCCCGTGTTACTCCGACTTCGAGGACATGCGGCGCATCTATGCGCATGCTGCCGGCACATCGTGCGCCGTGGTGGCTGACGCCATTCTCGATGGCGCCGGTTCGAGTCGACCCCGCAAATGCGGGGCGCGGCTAGGCTGCCATGTTTGCCAGATGGCGGAGGACAAGAGCCTCGCTAGTATGGTCGAGTACGACGAACGCTATGCCTATGCGGCCGGCCTGCAGAGGCTAAACCGATTCATCCGAAACACCCGCTTTGATTGGAGTCGACGTCATTGGGTGGGCCGCACCATCAGCGGCGGCTACATCAAGATCCAGCCGGACACGTACCATCCACGGATGGTTCGCGAACTAGTGCGGTACATGTTGCAGCTGGACTATGATGAGCAATGCCGGGCCGAGCAGGCAGGGGAACGACCGAAGTTCGAACTCCTGCCCCTAGACATGCTGATCGCAGTCGACGCGCTGCAGTCACTGAATGGCCTCGGCAGACCCTTTGCAGCATGGGCGGACTGGCGGGACATTCACCAGCGGGGTGTCAGGTATGACATTCCCGATGTGTCCCAGGTCGCCCAGACCGCGGTCCCGACGGCGCGCTTCTTGCACGTGGGAGCGGAATGGGACGACACGGCTGCGCCTTCGGATTGGACCGGCCTGCGCAATCCGTACCTTGAAAGCTTCACCGCAGATTCCCCCTGCGGCCCAAAGCTGCAGGTCACAACTGGAGGCCGCGAGCTTTGGGCATTGCCCACCGCGCAGCAATTTTCAGTCGATCCGGAGTCGGCGCTGCTGATCTCCGAGTTCGAGGTGGATCGGTTGCTGGACGTTCATGATGCAGGCCTGGCGCCCGGCCAAGTTACTGCGGGCTACCGCTGGTACGCGCAGTATGGGTGCCTGACGCTTTCCCATGCGCAGCGGGGCGAGCACGACGAGATCGCGCGGCGCACCGCCTACAAGGATCGCCTCGGGCTCACCCTTGAGTACGATGTGGGCGCATTGCGTTCGCGGGCGGTGCCCTTCGAGGACCTGCCAGCGACCAGTCAGTTGGCTTGGCGGCAAGCTGCTACGCCGCAGCAATCCCTCTTCTAG
- a CDS encoding metallophosphoesterase family protein — protein sequence MLKAAESLLLAHFSDLHYSTGHLAEADRCFGFAVEHAIAVGSRVGIVSGDSTDHRLDAHTPALRVLAERIRQLSGHMPVVMLQGTFSHEPPGTLDLFRLVGSRFPVYIADRIHQVALRDGVFIASSGALFTPVEIEALLADESPEVIFTCVPTVNKAMLAAAVGATEAATAVGDHLSAYLHAAGTVNRSFRARGIRTMGISHGTVNGCQTEHGVPMAGFDHEFTIGALFDAHCDGFMLGHIHRAQQWDREGRLVAYPGSIGRFHYGEIGDKTYLQWRVAPGLAETTPVVTPARETLCIDFNSPPDMDELARVAASATDKFVRIRWVVDEEHRQAVDRDAIGVLFAKAAEVKLEGRVLPAVRSRAEGISRATSLSEKITRWGELTHVDTNPLLDRLSMLEHAEPQAIADQLLQQLDREGTSEVAALAAPSMSPEFVIEATPAPVEAPAPVIVKPSAPPPAMDWLTDDLFAEAAA from the coding sequence ATGCTCAAGGCAGCTGAGAGCCTGCTGCTGGCTCACTTTTCTGATTTGCACTATTCGACCGGCCATCTGGCTGAAGCGGATCGCTGTTTCGGCTTTGCCGTCGAGCACGCGATCGCCGTAGGCAGCCGGGTAGGCATCGTTTCGGGCGACTCGACCGATCATCGCCTGGACGCCCATACCCCGGCGCTGCGTGTGCTGGCCGAGCGTATCCGCCAGCTTTCCGGGCACATGCCCGTGGTGATGCTGCAAGGCACGTTCAGTCACGAGCCGCCCGGCACACTGGATCTGTTTCGCCTCGTTGGCAGTCGCTTTCCGGTCTACATCGCTGACCGCATCCACCAGGTGGCGCTGCGCGACGGGGTGTTCATCGCATCATCGGGCGCGCTGTTCACGCCAGTCGAGATCGAGGCGTTGCTGGCTGACGAATCGCCGGAGGTGATTTTCACTTGCGTGCCCACCGTCAACAAGGCGATGCTCGCGGCGGCAGTAGGGGCAACGGAGGCTGCAACCGCAGTCGGCGACCATCTGTCCGCCTACCTGCACGCGGCTGGCACCGTGAATCGATCGTTTCGCGCACGGGGCATCCGCACCATGGGTATTTCGCATGGCACCGTCAACGGCTGCCAGACCGAGCATGGCGTGCCGATGGCCGGATTCGATCACGAATTCACCATTGGGGCGCTGTTCGACGCGCATTGCGACGGCTTCATGCTCGGCCATATCCACCGCGCCCAGCAATGGGACCGCGAGGGTCGGTTGGTGGCGTATCCGGGCTCGATCGGACGCTTCCACTACGGCGAGATTGGCGACAAGACCTACCTGCAATGGCGCGTCGCTCCGGGACTGGCTGAAACAACCCCGGTTGTGACGCCCGCCCGCGAGACGCTGTGCATCGACTTCAACTCCCCGCCTGACATGGACGAGCTGGCCCGTGTCGCCGCGAGTGCGACCGACAAGTTCGTTCGCATCCGCTGGGTGGTCGACGAAGAACACCGTCAGGCCGTCGATCGAGACGCCATCGGCGTTTTGTTTGCCAAGGCGGCCGAGGTGAAGCTGGAAGGCCGGGTCCTGCCCGCCGTGCGCAGCCGTGCCGAGGGCATCAGCCGCGCCACCAGTTTGTCGGAGAAGATCACGCGATGGGGCGAGTTGACGCACGTCGACACCAACCCGTTGTTGGATCGTCTTTCGATGCTGGAGCACGCCGAGCCGCAGGCCATCGCGGACCAGCTACTGCAGCAGCTGGATCGCGAGGGTACTTCAGAAGTCGCGGCGCTCGCCGCGCCGTCGATGTCACCGGAGTTCGTGATAGAGGCAACGCCGGCGCCAGTCGAGGCCCCCGCGCCTGTCATCGTGAAGCCGAGCGCACCGCCACCGGCGATGGACTGGCTCACCGACGACCTGTTTGCGGAAGCTGCCGCCTAA